From the Chitinolyticbacter meiyuanensis genome, one window contains:
- a CDS encoding prolyl oligopeptidase family serine peptidase — MSIEQHVYATARAGLPYLFAPAQGHSGAAPLVVFLHGARDRGNDLTKLLAWGFPKYVNEHAPRPYYWLALQIPEDSTWPEWQDELFALIDKTRAVHDDIDRVLLSGFSLGSAGVWQIASSHPERFAGLVVVSGRVPDAVGREGLARLQHTPVWVFHGDADDKAPVAGAAEAVSTLQSLGAPARLTLIPGGDHFIADEVYGSDELQHWLAVTRAPSTATA, encoded by the coding sequence ATGAGCATCGAGCAACACGTTTACGCCACCGCCCGTGCCGGCCTGCCCTATCTGTTCGCGCCCGCTCAGGGCCACAGCGGCGCCGCGCCGCTGGTGGTGTTCCTGCACGGCGCCCGCGACCGCGGCAACGATCTGACCAAGCTGCTGGCTTGGGGCTTTCCCAAGTACGTGAACGAACACGCACCGCGCCCCTACTACTGGCTGGCACTGCAGATTCCCGAGGACAGCACCTGGCCGGAATGGCAGGACGAGCTGTTCGCGCTGATCGACAAGACCCGCGCCGTGCATGACGACATCGACCGGGTGCTGCTATCGGGCTTCAGCCTGGGCTCAGCCGGCGTGTGGCAGATCGCCAGCAGCCACCCCGAGCGCTTCGCTGGACTGGTGGTGGTATCCGGCCGGGTGCCGGATGCCGTCGGTCGCGAGGGCCTGGCCCGACTGCAGCACACGCCCGTGTGGGTATTCCACGGCGATGCCGACGACAAGGCGCCGGTCGCTGGTGCCGCCGAGGCAGTGAGCACGCTGCAATCGCTCGGCGCCCCGGCACGGCTGACGCTGATTCCCGGTGGCGACCATTTCATTGCCGACGAGGTCTACGGTAGCGATGAGTTGCAGCACTGGCTGGCGGTGACCCGCGCACCGAGCACGGCCACTGCTTGA
- the arsB gene encoding ACR3 family arsenite efflux transporter: MSTGCKPAAASAGMSVFERYLSAWVAICIVVGVLLGQLFPQAFHALGAMEVAKVNLPVGLLIWVMIIPMLLRIDFGALHQVKAHSRGIVVTLAVNWLVKPFSMAFLAWLFIRELFAPWLPAAQIDSYIAGLILLAAAPCTAMVFVWSRLTGGDPYFTLSQVALNDLIMVFAFAPLVAFLLGVSSIMVPWDTLLTSVVLYIVVPVILAQLLRKMLLARGQAAFDTALSAIGPWSIAALLLTLVLLFAFQGEAILKQPLVILLLAVPILIQVFFNSALAYWLNRRVGEKHSVACPSALIGASNFFELAVAAAIALFGFESGAALATVVGVLIEVPVMLLVVKVVNASKGWYERAA; this comes from the coding sequence ATGTCCACCGGATGTAAGCCTGCTGCCGCGTCGGCAGGGATGAGTGTGTTCGAGCGCTACCTCAGCGCCTGGGTGGCGATCTGTATCGTGGTCGGAGTACTGCTGGGGCAGCTGTTTCCCCAGGCGTTTCACGCATTGGGTGCCATGGAGGTGGCCAAGGTCAACCTGCCGGTCGGCCTGCTGATCTGGGTGATGATCATCCCCATGCTGCTGCGCATCGACTTCGGCGCGCTGCATCAGGTAAAGGCACATTCGCGTGGCATCGTGGTGACTTTGGCGGTGAACTGGTTGGTCAAGCCATTCTCGATGGCTTTCCTGGCCTGGCTGTTCATCCGTGAGCTGTTCGCGCCATGGCTGCCTGCGGCGCAAATTGACAGCTATATCGCCGGCCTGATCCTGCTGGCCGCAGCCCCCTGCACGGCGATGGTTTTTGTCTGGAGCCGGCTCACTGGTGGTGATCCGTACTTTACGTTGTCGCAGGTGGCGCTCAACGACCTGATCATGGTGTTTGCATTCGCACCGTTGGTGGCGTTCCTGCTGGGTGTTTCCAGCATCATGGTGCCGTGGGATACGCTGCTGACCTCAGTGGTGCTGTACATCGTGGTCCCGGTAATTCTGGCGCAGCTGCTCCGCAAAATGTTGCTGGCGCGTGGGCAAGCCGCATTCGACACGGCGCTTTCTGCGATTGGGCCCTGGTCCATCGCCGCGCTGCTGCTCACTTTGGTGTTGCTGTTCGCCTTTCAGGGTGAAGCCATCCTCAAGCAGCCACTGGTGATCCTGCTGTTGGCGGTACCGATCCTGATCCAGGTGTTCTTCAACTCAGCCTTGGCGTATTGGCTGAACCGGCGGGTGGGCGAAAAGCACAGCGTTGCCTGCCCCTCCGCATTGATTGGCGCGTCGAACTTCTTCGAGCTTGCCGTTGCCGCCGCCATCGCGCTGTTCGGTTTCGAGTCCGGGGCCGCCTTGGCCACGGTGGTGGGGGTGCTGATCGAAGTGCCGGTGATGTTGCTGGTGGTAAAGGTCGTCAATGCCAGCAAGGGTTGGTACGAACGGGCGGCGTAG
- a CDS encoding arsenate reductase ArsC → MSTPVLNVLFLCTANSARSVMSEGWLNVLGEGRFKAYSAGSHPSGRVNPHAIALLDGIGYDTGSLYSKSWDVFEGADAPHIDIVVTVCGNAKNEVCPMWPGHPTTAHWGYEDPHGDTDDALRASFEKIFQQIRKRTELLVQAPAERLHGEALKQLVREIGETAVE, encoded by the coding sequence ATGAGCACGCCTGTTCTCAACGTATTGTTCCTGTGTACCGCCAATTCCGCCCGCAGTGTGATGAGCGAAGGCTGGCTCAACGTGCTGGGCGAAGGCCGCTTCAAGGCCTATAGCGCCGGCAGCCACCCCAGTGGCCGCGTCAACCCCCATGCGATCGCGCTGCTGGATGGCATCGGCTACGACACCGGCTCGCTGTATTCCAAGTCGTGGGACGTGTTCGAAGGGGCAGATGCCCCGCACATAGACATCGTGGTGACCGTGTGCGGCAATGCGAAGAACGAGGTGTGCCCGATGTGGCCGGGTCACCCGACTACCGCGCACTGGGGGTACGAGGATCCGCACGGCGATACGGATGACGCATTGCGTGCGTCATTCGAGAAAATCTTCCAGCAGATCCGCAAGCGCACCGAACTGCTGGTGCAGGCGCCTGCGGAGCGGCTGCACGGCGAGGCCCTCAAGCAGCTGGTCCGCGAGATCGGCGAGACGGCGGTGGAATGA
- a CDS encoding ArsI/CadI family heavy metal resistance metalloenzyme, protein MKRFHVHVSVDQLDDSIRFYSAMFNAQPTVQKPDYAKWMLDDPRINFAISQRGTPAGVDHLGFQVDSDDELAALQAQLEAADLSVLSEPGTACCYAESDKHWVTDPSGIAWESYRTLGAIPTFNRAVKESESACCAPPKSALQTLNITPKNSCALGSGCC, encoded by the coding sequence ATGAAGCGATTCCACGTTCACGTCTCTGTTGACCAGCTCGACGACAGCATCCGGTTCTATTCCGCGATGTTCAACGCGCAGCCCACGGTGCAGAAGCCGGACTACGCCAAGTGGATGCTCGATGATCCACGCATCAACTTCGCCATCTCGCAACGCGGTACCCCCGCCGGGGTCGATCACCTGGGTTTCCAGGTGGATAGCGACGACGAGCTCGCCGCGCTGCAGGCACAGCTGGAAGCCGCCGACCTCAGCGTACTCAGCGAGCCGGGCACGGCCTGTTGCTATGCCGAATCGGACAAGCACTGGGTGACCGATCCGTCGGGGATTGCCTGGGAAAGCTATCGCACCCTGGGCGCCATCCCCACCTTCAATCGCGCCGTTAAAGAAAGCGAAAGCGCCTGCTGTGCGCCGCCAAAGTCTGCGCTGCAAACCCTCAACATCACCCCGAAAAACAGCTGCGCCCTCGGTAGCGGCTGCTGCTAA
- a CDS encoding ArsR/SmtB family transcription factor codes for MENKAAVTRLAALAQDTRLSIFRLLITAGPEGMAVGRIGEALGVAPATLSFHLKELAHAQLVSARQESRFIFYSANYAAMNELLGFLTENCCAGSACGVGEELASCAGKCN; via the coding sequence ATGGAAAATAAAGCCGCTGTCACCCGTCTCGCCGCGTTGGCGCAGGACACTCGCCTCTCGATCTTTCGCCTGCTGATCACGGCCGGGCCGGAGGGTATGGCTGTTGGCCGCATCGGCGAAGCGCTCGGCGTTGCGCCCGCCACGCTGTCCTTCCATCTGAAGGAACTGGCCCACGCCCAGCTGGTGTCGGCCCGGCAGGAAAGCCGCTTCATCTTCTATTCGGCCAACTATGCCGCGATGAACGAGCTGCTGGGTTTCCTCACCGAAAACTGCTGCGCAGGTTCCGCCTGCGGCGTGGGGGAGGAACTCGCCAGCTGTGCTGGCAAATGCAACTGA
- a CDS encoding LLM class flavin-dependent oxidoreductase: protein MSKQRQIKLGAFLSPTGHHAAAWRHPDTHPAGATEFEHFKKLAQIAEAAKFDAIFTADSDGLWRGTGDRNLRAKSGHSAGSSFEPITLYSALSAVTKNIGFVATASTTYNEPWHIARKFASLDLLSGGRAAWNVVTSGNANAAYNFGLGGHPEHADRYRRAEEFVEVVKGLWDSWEDDAHIYDKASGVYTDPDKLHELNHVGEYFKVKGPLSVPRSPQGHPVIVQAGASEPGRELAAKTAEAIFAAWQTLEDAQAFYRDVKSRAANKYGRNPDHIKILPGVYPVIGRTEQEALDKKEQLRQLIDPEIGLSLLASLGGSDALRDYDLDGPVPQDLPETNNNKSRQRLLLDLAAREKLTIRQLYEWVAGARGHRVIHGTPESIADQLEEWFVSEAADGFNLLAPTYPGGLVDFIDLVVPILRHRGLFRTEYEASTLRGNLGLAIPENRYSLERNELKSA, encoded by the coding sequence ATGAGCAAGCAACGCCAGATCAAGCTCGGCGCCTTTTTGTCGCCGACTGGCCACCACGCCGCCGCCTGGCGCCACCCGGATACCCATCCGGCCGGCGCCACCGAGTTCGAACACTTCAAGAAGCTGGCGCAGATCGCCGAGGCCGCCAAGTTCGACGCCATTTTCACCGCCGACAGCGACGGCCTGTGGCGCGGCACCGGTGATCGCAACCTGCGTGCCAAGAGCGGCCACAGCGCCGGCAGCAGCTTCGAGCCGATCACGTTGTATTCGGCGCTGTCCGCCGTCACCAAGAACATCGGCTTCGTCGCCACCGCCTCCACCACCTACAACGAGCCATGGCACATCGCGCGCAAGTTCGCCTCGCTCGATCTGCTCTCGGGCGGGCGCGCCGCATGGAACGTGGTCACCTCCGGCAATGCCAACGCTGCCTACAACTTTGGCCTCGGCGGCCATCCGGAGCACGCCGATCGCTATCGCCGTGCCGAGGAATTCGTCGAGGTGGTGAAGGGTCTGTGGGACAGCTGGGAAGATGACGCCCACATCTACGATAAAGCCAGCGGCGTCTACACCGATCCGGACAAGCTGCACGAGCTCAACCACGTGGGCGAGTACTTCAAGGTGAAGGGACCGCTGTCGGTGCCGCGCTCGCCGCAAGGGCACCCGGTGATCGTGCAGGCCGGCGCCTCCGAGCCCGGTCGCGAGCTGGCCGCCAAGACTGCCGAAGCCATCTTCGCCGCCTGGCAGACACTGGAGGATGCGCAAGCGTTCTACCGCGACGTGAAGAGCCGCGCCGCCAACAAGTACGGCCGCAATCCGGACCACATCAAGATCCTGCCGGGCGTGTACCCGGTGATCGGTCGCACCGAGCAGGAAGCGCTCGACAAGAAGGAACAGCTGCGCCAGCTGATCGATCCGGAAATCGGGCTGTCGCTGCTGGCGAGCCTCGGCGGCTCGGACGCGCTGCGCGACTACGACCTGGATGGCCCCGTGCCGCAGGATCTGCCGGAAACCAACAACAACAAGAGCCGCCAACGCCTGCTGCTGGATCTGGCCGCGCGCGAGAAGCTCACCATCCGCCAGCTCTACGAATGGGTGGCCGGCGCCCGCGGCCACCGCGTGATCCACGGCACGCCGGAAAGCATTGCCGACCAGCTGGAGGAATGGTTCGTCAGCGAGGCAGCCGACGGCTTCAACCTGCTGGCCCCCACCTACCCCGGCGGCCTCGTCGACTTCATCGACCTGGTGGTGCCCATCCTGCGGCATCGCGGCCTGTTCCGCACCGAGTACGAAGCCTCGACACTGCGCGGCAACCTCGGCCTGGCGATCCCGGAAAACCGCTACTCGCTCGAACGCAATGAGCTGAAGTCCGCTTGA
- a CDS encoding malonic semialdehyde reductase, giving the protein MTTPLPAAALAQLFYDARTVQRFADTPVSRETLTQLYDLVRHGPTGFNAQPARFVFVQRIEAKALLAPALSARNRERVLAAPATVLIAWDSCFHEALPRLFPGFDARGFFDSHPALIELSATSNTALQTGYLILAARALGLAVAPMSGLDTAAVDAAFFPDGRWRTLWIASLGYGLADDLPPRLPRLALDEAVTFR; this is encoded by the coding sequence ATGACCACACCGCTTCCCGCCGCCGCCCTCGCCCAGCTGTTCTACGACGCGCGCACCGTACAGCGTTTTGCCGATACGCCGGTCAGCCGCGAAACACTCACCCAGCTCTACGACCTGGTGCGCCATGGCCCGACCGGCTTCAATGCGCAGCCGGCGCGCTTTGTGTTCGTGCAGCGCATTGAGGCCAAGGCGCTGCTGGCGCCGGCGCTATCCGCACGCAATCGCGAACGCGTACTGGCCGCACCGGCCACCGTGCTGATCGCCTGGGACAGCTGTTTTCACGAGGCCCTGCCCCGATTGTTTCCTGGCTTTGATGCACGCGGTTTCTTCGACAGCCATCCTGCGCTGATCGAACTGTCGGCCACCAGCAACACGGCGCTGCAGACCGGCTACCTGATCCTGGCCGCACGGGCGCTGGGGCTGGCGGTGGCGCCAATGTCCGGGCTCGATACCGCAGCGGTCGATGCCGCCTTCTTCCCGGACGGCCGCTGGCGCACATTGTGGATCGCCAGCCTGGGCTACGGCCTTGCCGACGACCTGCCACCCCGCCTGCCGCGACTGGCGCTGGATGAAGCGGTCACCTTCCGCTGA